The Nicotiana tabacum cultivar K326 chromosome 14, ASM71507v2, whole genome shotgun sequence genome contains a region encoding:
- the LOC107811171 gene encoding anthocyanidin 3-O-glucosyltransferase 2-like, giving the protein MNELIFIPLAGLGHLVSAIEFAKLILNRDENNLCISVLIMKLPLDYGVQNFIQSLTSQPRLKFIDISLDEKTSSGFLNNHERFVYDFIDGHKSNVREYVQNIPRLAGFVLDMFCTSMIDIANEFNVPSYIYFASNAAFLGLCLHFQALRNEQNLDTSKYVNSDEELSIPCFKNPCPTKVLPKHLLDSRLASTLFFDGIRRFKETKGIIINTFFELEPFSLQTILDSEIVPTIYPVGPVVSFAKSGHFRNNPSEIESIMEWLDEQPDLSVVFLCFGSMGSFEAEQIKEIAIAMEHCGQRFLWSLRRSPPKGKIDIPSNYNNFEEILPKGFLERTKGIGKVIGWAPQVAILSHKSVGGFVSHCGWNSILESVYFGVPIATWPLYAEQQMNAFLLVKELGLAKEIRMDYVVDFEGKDNQVDIVSAEEIEGGLQRLMVKSGENEVRKKTKEMKEKSRVAMVDGGSSYNFLGLLINDVITNIS; this is encoded by the exons ATGAATgaactaattttcattcctttaGCAGGATTAGGTCACCTCGTATCAGCCAtcgaatttgcaaaactcattcTAAATAGAGATGAAAATAATCTTTGCATCTCTGTTCTCATCATGAAACTTCCCTTAGACTATGGCGTTCAAAACTTCATTCAGTCTCTCACTTCTCAACCCCGTTTGAAATTCATCGATATTTCCTTAGACGAAAAAACATCTTCTGGATTCTTGAATAACCACGAGAGATTCGTCTATGATTTCATCGATGGTCACAAATCAAACGTACGAGAATATGTTCAAAACATTCCTCGTCTTGCTGGTTTCGTGCTTGACATGTTTTGTACCTCGATGATTGACATAGCCAACGAATTTAACGTTCCGAGTTATATTTACTTTGCTTCAAATGCTGCTTTTCTTGGCTTATGTCTTCATTTTCAAGCTCTAAGAAATGAGCAAAATTTAGACACGTCTAAGTACGTGAACTCTGATGAGGAATTATCAATTCCATGTTTTAAAAATCCATGTCCTACTAAAGTTTTGCCTAAGCATTTATTAGATTCAAGACTTGCTTCAACATTGTTTTTTGATGGAATTCGtcgatttaaagaaactaaaggGATTATTATTAACACTTTTTTCGAGCTTGAACCTTTTTCTCTTCAGACTATATTGGATTCTGAGATTGTTCCAACAATTTATCCAGTTGGTCCAGTGGTTAGTTTTGCAAAAAGTGGTCATTTTCGAAATAATCCGTCCGAAATTGAAAGTATTATGGAGTGGTTAGATGAGCAACCAGATTTATCTGTAGTGTTTTTGTGCTTTGGTAGTATGGGAAGTTTTGAAGCAGAGCAAATCAAAGAAATAGCAATTGCAATGGAGCATTGTGGTCAAAG GTTCTTGTGGTCTTTAAGAAGATCTCCACCAAAGGGAAAAATAGATATACCAAGCAATTACAacaactttgaagaaattttgCCAAAAGGGTTCTTGGAAAGAACAAAAGGAATAGGAAAAGTGATAGGATGGGCACCACAAGTAGCAATATTATCTCATAAATCAGTAGGAGGATTTGTGTCACATTGTGGGTGGAATTCTATACTAGAAAGTGTATATTTTGGTGTGCCAATTGCAACTTGGCCACTCTATGCAGAACAACAAATGAATGCATTTTTATTGGTTAAAGAATTGGGACTTGCTAAGGAGATTAGGATGGATTATGTTGTTGATTTTGAGGGGAAAGATAATCAAGTTGATATTGTGAGTGCTGAAGAAATTGAAGGGGGTTTACAAAGATTGATGGTAAAAAGTGGAGAGAATGAAGTGaggaaaaaaacaaaggaaatgaAGGAGAAAAGTAGAGTAGCTATGGTGGATGGTGGATCATCTTATAACTTCCTTGGACTTCTAATTAATGATGTAATTACAAATATTTCTTAA